Proteins from a genomic interval of Falco rusticolus isolate bFalRus1 chromosome 7, bFalRus1.pri, whole genome shotgun sequence:
- the VCPKMT gene encoding protein-lysine methyltransferase METTL21D isoform X2, with protein MAGFVRELERRGGPALRLEQRAAGGVGCVVWDAALVLAKFLETGACPLARRHVLELGAGTGAVGIMAATLGADVTVTDLEELQELLLLNIENNKHLVTGSVRAKSLEPLLKTLKDLTGPDTCILCCYEQRTMGKNPEIERKYFELLQMDFELEKIPLDKHDEEYRSEDIHIVNIHRKQMNFPS; from the exons ATGGCGGGCTTCGTGCGGGAGCtggagcggcggggcgggccggcgcTGCGGCTGGAgcagcgggcggcgggcggcgtGGGCTGCGTGGTGTGGGACGCCGCGCTGGTGCTCGCCAAGTTCCTGGAGACTGGCGCTTGTCCCCTCGCCCGCCGCCACGTCCTGGAGCTGGGCGCCGGCACCGGCGCCGTCGGCATCATGGCGGCCACGCTGGG GGCGGACGTGACCGTCACCGacctggaggagctgcaggagctgctgctgcttaatATAGAGAACAACAAACATCTGGTCACAGGGTCAGTCCGAGCCAAG TCATTAGAACCGTTACTGAAGACACTGAAAGACCTTACTGGCCCTGATACCTGCATCTTGTGCTGTTATGAACAAAGGACTATGGGAAAGAATCCTGAAATTGAGAGAAAATACTTTGAG CTGCTTCAGATGGACTTTGAGCTAGAAAAAATTCCCCTGGATAAGCACGATGAGGAGTACCGCAGCGAAGACATTCATATCGTGAATATCCACAGGAAACAAATG AATTTTCCATCATGA
- the VCPKMT gene encoding protein-lysine methyltransferase METTL21D isoform X1, which produces MAGFVRELERRGGPALRLEQRAAGGVGCVVWDAALVLAKFLETGACPLARRHVLELGAGTGAVGIMAATLGADVTVTDLEELQELLLLNIENNKHLVTGSVRAKVLKWGEDVTEFQPPPDYILMADCIYYEESLEPLLKTLKDLTGPDTCILCCYEQRTMGKNPEIERKYFELLQMDFELEKIPLDKHDEEYRSEDIHIVNIHRKQMNFPS; this is translated from the exons ATGGCGGGCTTCGTGCGGGAGCtggagcggcggggcgggccggcgcTGCGGCTGGAgcagcgggcggcgggcggcgtGGGCTGCGTGGTGTGGGACGCCGCGCTGGTGCTCGCCAAGTTCCTGGAGACTGGCGCTTGTCCCCTCGCCCGCCGCCACGTCCTGGAGCTGGGCGCCGGCACCGGCGCCGTCGGCATCATGGCGGCCACGCTGGG GGCGGACGTGACCGTCACCGacctggaggagctgcaggagctgctgctgcttaatATAGAGAACAACAAACATCTGGTCACAGGGTCAGTCCGAGCCAAGGTACTGAAATG GGGTGAAGATGTAACAGAATTTCAGCCGCCTCCTGATTATATACTAATGGCTGATTGCATTTACTATGAGGAG TCATTAGAACCGTTACTGAAGACACTGAAAGACCTTACTGGCCCTGATACCTGCATCTTGTGCTGTTATGAACAAAGGACTATGGGAAAGAATCCTGAAATTGAGAGAAAATACTTTGAG CTGCTTCAGATGGACTTTGAGCTAGAAAAAATTCCCCTGGATAAGCACGATGAGGAGTACCGCAGCGAAGACATTCATATCGTGAATATCCACAGGAAACAAATG AATTTTCCATCATGA